One genomic region from Kamptonema formosum PCC 6407 encodes:
- the glmS gene encoding glutamine--fructose-6-phosphate transaminase (isomerizing), translated as MCGIVGYIGTQAASEILLAGLEKLEYRGYDSAGLATIWEGQINCVRAKGKLHNLREKLAGAETPAAIGIGHTRWATHGKPEEYNAHPHLDSDRQVAVVQNGIVENYWELREELKAKGHKFISETDTEVIPNLIAELMAESGRKREEGRGKKEDGETGNADSLELRDSEAFLEAVLAAVNQLQGAFAIAVLCADYPDELIVARQHAPLVIGFGSGEFFCASDTPALVAHTRAVLSLENGELARLTPMGVEVYNFAGEKLKKSPRILGWNPILVEKQGFKHFMHKEIYEQPTVVRDCLEAYADSEWMGNGKSPINLGLPTELCADLEHISILACGTSWHASLVGKYLLEQLANIPTTVQYASEYRYAPAPLMANTLTIGVTQSGETADTLAALGMEEQRRAGFTDKFRARMLGITNRPESSLGHTIPHIINTHAGMEIGVAATKTFVGQLMAFYCLALDLAYQRQTVTESRLKEIMAGLRQLPIAMERFLEIQERQIEELSHEFNETRDFIFLGRGINFPIALEGALKLKEISYIHAEGYPAGEMKHGPIALLDAKVPVVAIAMPGSVYEKVLSNAQEAKARDARLIGVMPKELLTGGDVFNDVLPVPMVDELLSPILTVIPLQLLAYHIAARRGLDVDQPRNLAKSVTVE; from the coding sequence ATGTGCGGAATCGTTGGCTATATCGGCACCCAAGCAGCAAGTGAAATTTTACTGGCGGGGTTGGAAAAACTGGAATACCGGGGCTACGATTCGGCTGGCCTCGCTACGATCTGGGAAGGACAAATTAATTGCGTGCGTGCGAAGGGTAAACTGCATAATCTGCGGGAAAAGTTGGCTGGGGCGGAAACTCCAGCCGCGATTGGCATTGGGCACACTCGCTGGGCGACTCACGGGAAGCCAGAGGAGTATAACGCCCATCCGCATCTGGATAGCGATCGCCAGGTGGCGGTAGTGCAAAATGGGATTGTGGAAAATTATTGGGAGTTACGGGAAGAGCTCAAGGCTAAGGGACATAAGTTTATCTCGGAGACGGATACTGAGGTCATCCCGAATTTAATTGCTGAGTTGATGGCAGAAAGCGGAAGGAAGAGGGAAGAAGGAAGAGGGAAGAAGGAAGATGGGGAGACGGGGAATGCTGATTCCTTAGAATTGCGCGATTCAGAGGCTTTTTTAGAGGCGGTGTTAGCGGCGGTGAATCAATTGCAGGGGGCGTTTGCGATCGCAGTTCTTTGTGCAGACTATCCCGATGAGTTAATTGTAGCAAGACAGCACGCTCCTCTAGTCATTGGCTTTGGTTCTGGAGAATTTTTCTGTGCTTCTGATACGCCCGCATTGGTAGCCCACACCCGCGCCGTACTATCTTTAGAAAATGGGGAATTGGCGAGGTTAACGCCGATGGGTGTTGAAGTTTATAACTTTGCTGGTGAGAAGCTCAAAAAAAGCCCTCGGATATTGGGATGGAACCCGATTCTGGTTGAAAAACAGGGCTTTAAGCACTTCATGCACAAGGAAATTTACGAACAACCGACAGTTGTGCGCGATTGTTTGGAAGCTTACGCCGATAGCGAGTGGATGGGAAATGGGAAATCGCCAATTAATCTAGGTTTGCCAACAGAATTATGCGCTGATTTAGAACATATTTCTATTTTAGCTTGTGGCACTTCTTGGCACGCTTCTCTGGTGGGGAAATATCTTTTAGAACAGTTAGCAAATATTCCCACAACGGTGCAATACGCTTCTGAATATCGCTATGCACCGGCACCATTGATGGCAAATACTCTGACAATTGGTGTTACTCAGTCTGGCGAAACTGCCGACACGCTGGCAGCTTTGGGGATGGAAGAACAGCGCCGTGCTGGTTTTACTGACAAATTTCGAGCTAGAATGCTGGGCATTACTAATCGGCCGGAAAGTTCTCTAGGTCATACAATTCCGCATATTATTAATACTCATGCCGGAATGGAAATAGGCGTTGCCGCTACTAAGACTTTTGTCGGTCAATTGATGGCATTTTATTGCTTGGCTTTAGATTTGGCTTATCAGCGGCAAACTGTCACCGAAAGTAGATTGAAAGAAATCATGGCAGGTTTGCGACAGTTACCGATCGCAATGGAGAGGTTTTTAGAGATTCAGGAAAGGCAAATTGAGGAACTTTCCCACGAGTTCAATGAAACGCGCGATTTTATCTTTTTAGGGCGAGGAATTAATTTTCCTATTGCTTTGGAAGGGGCTTTGAAGTTGAAGGAAATTAGTTATATTCATGCTGAGGGTTATCCAGCAGGAGAGATGAAACACGGGCCGATTGCCTTGTTGGATGCGAAAGTGCCGGTGGTGGCGATCGCTATGCCTGGTAGTGTTTATGAAAAGGTGCTTTCTAATGCCCAGGAAGCTAAGGCGCGAGATGCCCGTTTAATTGGGGTAATGCCGAAGGAACTTTTGACTGGGGGCGATGTTTTTAATGATGTTTTGCCTGTACCAATGGTGGATGAGTTACTGTCGCCAATTTTGACAGTAATTCCTTTGCAATTGCTGGCTTATCACATTGCGGCGCGGCGGGGTTTGGATGTGGATCAGCCCAGGAATTTGGCTAAGTCGGTGACTGTGGAGTAA
- a CDS encoding reverse transcriptase family protein has protein sequence MTDQPRTRQELYDRIREIGREEFILEEMIRYGFWPAQGEIPQDPADEIRREGEIRRELNELQQQSRQLQNEKTLRKQALQQRLAESRRKQQETKERRERERQQKAENWQQRKQQEILYLGDGISGGLNNFNAEIERLQSYGLPICNTAEQIAAAININIGELRFLAFSRKTSTISHYIRFKIPKKTGGDRLISAPMPRLKKVQHWILDNILEKMELHTAAHGFRPHHSIVTNALPHVKAEVIINFDLKDFFPSISYKRVKGLFQSFGYAEAAATIFGLLCTEPEIEQVELDGKTYFVALTERHLPQGSPASPAITNLLCRRLDNRLTTMAEDMGFVYTRYADDLTFSASGDSLRYICNILKRTESIVAHEGFTINQQKTRILRKNRQQEVTGIVVNDRPSISKKELKRFRATLYQIEKDGPEGKHWGNSSDVIASIQGFANFVAMVDPEKGREFQKQVKQIKEKLR, from the coding sequence ATGACAGACCAACCCCGCACCCGCCAGGAATTATACGATCGCATCCGAGAAATTGGTAGAGAAGAATTCATTCTGGAAGAAATGATCCGCTATGGATTTTGGCCCGCCCAAGGCGAAATTCCCCAAGATCCCGCCGATGAAATTCGTCGCGAAGGAGAAATTAGGCGAGAACTTAATGAACTCCAGCAGCAAAGTCGTCAACTCCAAAATGAAAAGACACTCCGCAAACAAGCACTTCAGCAACGGTTAGCAGAATCGCGGCGAAAGCAGCAGGAAACAAAAGAACGCCGGGAAAGAGAAAGACAACAAAAAGCTGAGAATTGGCAACAGCGAAAACAGCAAGAAATCCTCTATCTTGGCGATGGTATATCGGGCGGATTAAATAACTTTAACGCCGAGATCGAACGCTTACAAAGCTATGGATTACCCATTTGCAATACCGCCGAACAAATTGCCGCCGCCATCAACATTAACATCGGAGAATTACGCTTTCTAGCTTTTTCGCGCAAAACTTCCACCATCTCCCACTATATCCGTTTCAAAATCCCTAAGAAAACAGGAGGCGATCGCCTGATTTCTGCCCCCATGCCGCGCCTTAAAAAAGTACAGCATTGGATTCTTGATAATATACTAGAAAAAATGGAACTGCATACAGCAGCTCACGGCTTTCGTCCCCACCATTCAATCGTTACAAACGCCTTACCTCATGTCAAAGCAGAAGTTATTATCAACTTCGACCTCAAAGACTTTTTCCCCTCAATTTCTTATAAGCGAGTCAAAGGACTTTTTCAATCCTTCGGCTATGCAGAAGCCGCCGCTACAATTTTTGGTTTACTGTGTACAGAACCCGAAATTGAACAAGTAGAACTAGACGGCAAAACATACTTTGTAGCATTAACAGAACGCCACTTACCTCAAGGTTCGCCCGCCAGTCCAGCCATTACAAATCTACTATGTCGCCGTCTCGATAACCGCCTTACTACAATGGCTGAAGACATGGGATTTGTTTACACCCGCTACGCCGATGACCTAACATTTTCAGCTTCAGGTGATAGCCTTCGCTATATTTGTAACATTCTTAAACGTACAGAATCAATTGTAGCACATGAGGGATTTACTATTAATCAACAAAAAACTAGAATCCTGCGAAAGAATCGACAACAAGAAGTTACCGGCATTGTAGTCAATGACCGCCCCAGTATTTCTAAAAAAGAGCTAAAACGCTTTCGTGCTACCTTGTATCAAATAGAAAAAGATGGCCCCGAAGGTAAACACTGGGGTAATTCTTCTGATGTCATTGCCTCAATTCAAGGTTTTGCTAACTTTGTGGCAATGGTCGATCCTGAAAAAGGTAGGGAATTTCAAAAACAGGTTAAACAAATTAAAGAAAAATTGAGGTAA
- a CDS encoding proteasome-type protease, whose protein sequence is MTYCLGIITRYGMVMAADSRTNAGVDYISTYQKLFDFSCPGERVILVCTSGNLSMTQGVISGLNKDIKVAADMNLHTLPSLYEVARYIGGKIRSMVELDQAWLKKDGIDAKCSLLLGGQIKGQEPELFMIYSQGNCIQATSETPFLQIGEAKYGKPILDRALSFETPLEGAAKCALLSIDSTMKSNISVGPPINLVMYETDSLVVRNRLLLRLGDPYLAEIRKMWEVSLREAFDRIPDINWRHNLEKEPSEDIIID, encoded by the coding sequence ATGACTTATTGCCTTGGCATTATTACCCGCTATGGAATGGTGATGGCTGCGGACTCCCGCACTAATGCAGGAGTCGATTATATCTCAACTTACCAAAAATTATTTGACTTTTCCTGTCCGGGGGAACGGGTAATCTTAGTCTGTACTTCAGGCAACCTATCCATGACTCAAGGGGTAATTAGTGGACTGAATAAAGATATTAAAGTCGCAGCCGATATGAACCTCCATACTCTTCCTTCCTTATACGAAGTTGCCCGCTATATTGGAGGGAAAATCCGTTCTATGGTTGAACTCGACCAAGCTTGGCTAAAGAAGGACGGCATTGATGCTAAATGCAGTCTACTTTTGGGAGGACAAATTAAAGGTCAAGAACCGGAATTGTTTATGATTTACAGCCAAGGTAACTGTATTCAAGCCACTTCAGAAACTCCTTTTCTACAAATTGGAGAGGCTAAGTATGGCAAACCTATTTTAGATCGTGCTCTCAGTTTTGAAACTCCATTGGAAGGGGCAGCTAAATGTGCTCTGCTATCCATTGATTCTACGATGAAATCGAATATTTCTGTAGGGCCGCCGATTAATTTGGTGATGTATGAAACCGATAGCTTAGTTGTTCGGAATCGGTTGTTATTGCGTCTGGGAGATCCTTATTTGGCGGAGATTCGCAAGATGTGGGAGGTTTCTCTGAGAGAAGCTTTTGACCGCATTCCTGATATCAACTGGCGGCACAATTTAGAGAAAGAGCCGTCGGAAGATATTATTATTGATTGA
- a CDS encoding AbrB family transcriptional regulator → MPDILGESQSQSEGDRNISVTWPPTLVFNWHKIQKIVEQLCVAVVMGFLFDWFDVPVAWLLGPLVVGIAYASTQHGPKPFPSIFITVGKAIIGISSAARFSPETVALGKTYALPLLGCILITASLSMVNGYLLSRWTRIDRTTSFLGCIPGIASTVVALSEELGADSVSVAVLQYIRMILVVLLVPSVANFFSPVIAGSETLTLLPVAANSHPVPMFVNLLVLAGCCSLGIFAGDRLKLPTSGFLGSFLLGLVVFWGLPYEFQIPRSLFIGALLLVGLSIGLKFNWQNVRLIGKAVLLEILLVIVLMVCCLAIGYEFHIITHVDIVTAILCFMPGGMEAMMATVTQLGGDTGLVLAAQITRQMLIIVAINLLNLFLNPAKRAVT, encoded by the coding sequence GTGCCAGACATTCTGGGGGAATCTCAATCCCAATCTGAGGGCGATCGCAACATCTCAGTTACTTGGCCTCCGACTCTTGTCTTCAACTGGCACAAAATTCAGAAAATCGTTGAACAGTTATGTGTGGCTGTAGTCATGGGCTTTCTGTTTGACTGGTTCGATGTCCCTGTCGCCTGGTTGCTTGGCCCCCTGGTAGTTGGCATTGCCTATGCTTCTACTCAACACGGCCCAAAACCCTTTCCTTCTATTTTCATTACTGTTGGCAAGGCAATCATTGGTATCTCTTCGGCGGCCCGCTTTTCTCCTGAAACGGTTGCGTTGGGAAAAACTTACGCTTTGCCTCTGTTGGGGTGCATTCTGATTACAGCTAGTTTGAGTATGGTCAATGGTTATCTGTTGTCGCGGTGGACTCGAATCGATCGCACTACAAGTTTTTTGGGCTGTATTCCCGGTATTGCTTCTACTGTTGTGGCGCTGAGTGAAGAACTAGGGGCCGATAGTGTTTCGGTTGCTGTCCTTCAGTATATTCGCATGATACTTGTGGTCTTACTCGTTCCCTCAGTAGCGAACTTTTTCTCTCCGGTTATTGCAGGAAGCGAGACTTTGACGTTGTTGCCAGTCGCAGCAAACTCTCATCCAGTACCCATGTTTGTTAATTTACTGGTATTGGCGGGATGCTGTAGTTTGGGAATTTTCGCAGGCGATCGGCTGAAGCTACCGACATCTGGATTTTTAGGAAGTTTCTTGCTTGGACTCGTCGTCTTCTGGGGGTTGCCTTACGAATTTCAGATACCGCGATCGCTATTTATTGGAGCACTCTTGCTGGTGGGACTCTCCATAGGTTTGAAGTTTAATTGGCAAAATGTCCGTCTGATTGGGAAAGCAGTATTACTGGAAATCTTGCTGGTAATTGTACTGATGGTGTGCTGTCTTGCGATCGGATATGAGTTTCACATTATTACTCATGTCGATATCGTGACAGCAATTTTATGCTTTATGCCGGGAGGAATGGAAGCAATGATGGCAACAGTGACGCAATTAGGTGGTGATACTGGGTTAGTATTGGCTGCACAGATTACTAGGCAGATGTTAATTATCGTAGCTATTAACCTGTTGAATTTGTTTTTGAATCCAGCAAAGCGTGCAGTAACTTGA
- the cobT gene encoding nicotinate mononucleotide-dependent phosphoribosyltransferase CobT, whose translation MIKVYTQLEQGQRWLEQYRHRQAVFACVLGFTDTGLIPGISAAGATPADRKYTCLADAEFLYNGPRSQPKYPLPPLDAGASPVLISRAVVESLGIPLYLFNAGLPLSPPVPTFDLGGTPAKCLSSGNALELSTVKHLLDRGLFWGQELAAQTNGGYAILGECVVGGTTTALAVLMGLGIAAAGKVNSSHPNCNHAQKLAVVEEGRRRMRDGGDGGDGGDGGVKSSLSSPSSLSSLSPLSLIAGVGDPMQVVVAGMALAASRSCGVMLAGGTQMLAVYALIEAIAREYSLLWHPQQIVVGTTRWVAEDPTGDTVGLAQDVGPVPLLATQLSFASSRYRQLQAYEQGYVKEGVGAGGCAIASHLTQDWNQNQLQEAIEALAKRYQKL comes from the coding sequence ATGATTAAAGTTTATACTCAACTAGAACAGGGACAGAGGTGGTTGGAACAATATCGGCATCGCCAAGCTGTGTTTGCCTGCGTTTTAGGATTTACTGATACTGGTTTAATTCCTGGCATTTCCGCAGCCGGCGCTACTCCGGCTGACCGAAAATATACTTGTTTGGCAGATGCGGAGTTTCTCTACAATGGCCCTCGCAGTCAGCCTAAATATCCTTTACCGCCTCTTGATGCTGGTGCGTCTCCGGTACTTATCTCCCGCGCTGTGGTGGAGAGTTTGGGCATTCCTTTGTATTTATTTAATGCTGGTTTGCCATTATCGCCGCCAGTGCCGACTTTTGATTTAGGTGGTACTCCAGCTAAATGTCTGTCTTCTGGAAATGCTTTAGAACTTTCAACTGTGAAGCATTTGCTCGATCGCGGTTTATTTTGGGGGCAAGAGTTAGCGGCCCAAACTAATGGCGGGTATGCGATCTTAGGGGAGTGCGTAGTTGGGGGAACGACTACTGCTTTAGCTGTTTTAATGGGTTTAGGTATCGCTGCTGCGGGTAAGGTTAACAGCAGTCATCCTAATTGCAATCACGCTCAAAAGTTGGCTGTAGTAGAAGAAGGAAGAAGGAGAATGAGAGATGGGGGAGATGGGGGAGATGGGGGAGATGGGGGAGTTAAATCCTCCCTATCCTCCCCATCTTCCCTATCCTCCCTATCTCCTCTATCCCTCATAGCGGGGGTGGGCGATCCTATGCAAGTAGTAGTGGCGGGGATGGCGCTCGCGGCGAGTCGTAGTTGTGGGGTGATGCTGGCTGGGGGTACGCAAATGTTGGCTGTTTATGCTTTGATTGAGGCGATCGCGCGTGAATATTCGCTCTTATGGCATCCACAACAAATTGTAGTGGGAACTACGCGCTGGGTTGCCGAAGATCCTACTGGGGATACTGTGGGATTAGCTCAAGATGTTGGCCCTGTGCCTCTTTTGGCTACACAATTGAGTTTTGCTAGCTCTCGCTATCGGCAGTTACAAGCTTACGAACAGGGATATGTTAAGGAAGGGGTGGGTGCTGGAGGATGCGCGATCGCTTCTCATTTAACCCAAGATTGGAATCAAAATCAACTCCAAGAAGCTATTGAAGCTTTGGCAAAGCGTTATCAAAAATTATAG